GCGGTACCCCGACACCACCTCGGCCAGAGGGTCGGTTTCATGTTCCAGACGCTCCAGCACCGGCTGCAGCGCGGCGTTGAGAGCCGGGACGGCCTCTGCCGACAGGAAACCGTTGGCCTGGCCGAAGAAGAACTTCTCGATCCCGGCCTGAGTGACCGCCAGCGGCCCGTTCTTGCCTTTGCTGTGGACAATCGCGGAGATTGCCGCCCCTGACGAGCCGAAGGACTCACCGATCTCGCTGTACGAGAAGGCCGAACCGTCCGGTCGGCGCCGCGTCTCGCGCAGGTGCAGAATCCGGTTCCGGATCCGGTCGCTGAACTCCTCTTCAGGCACCTCCTGATGGGCCAGCAACGCCGCCACGGATGCCAGTGGAATGCCCGTCTCGCGCGCGAGCTCATCTGTGTTGAGCACGTCGTCTCGCGACTTGCCCACCTGCTGCAGGCAGGTGTCGATGCGCCGCAGGGTCTCAGTGAGGGCTGCACGGGGGTCTCGCACAGCGGATCTCCCTCAAGTCGGGCCGGGCGTAGTGATCCCCAAGACCATAGCCGGTCTGTACGCCTCCCAACCAGAGGCAAATCCATAGTATTTGCGGTCGACATCAAATGTAATTGACACACGGCGGCTTGGTTGCCAGGATCACGACACGACGTGACGGCCGGTTCACCACGGCTAGCGCCGCGACGTTGTCGTGTGGCCGCCATGCGCCCGCGACTGTCGGCTGCGCACCAACCAGGGGTGCACAGCCGACAGTCCGGGCCAAATCCCCCAGGTGCACCCGCCGCGCGCAGCGCTGAATGGCCGGTGGTCGCAGTCCCGCCGAAGCCTGTTCCCTGACGTCCGGAGGGCCCCGCCGTGCACACCACACCACGCCGCCCGCTGCTGCTGGTGGGTGCCGGCATCCGCGAGTACCACGCCCACAGTCTTCTGCAGATCACCGCCGCCCATCCGTTAGTCCTCGTCGACGGCGCCGTCCCGCCCTGGGCCCGCCCCTATCTGGCAGGCGAGGTCATCGTCGACCTCTCCGACCCGGGGGAAGTGAGCGCAGCGGTCGGGGAGTTCACCTCCGACCATCCCGTCAGCGGGCTCGTCAGCTACCAGCCCCGCCATGCCAGGCTCGCTGCCCACCTGGCACAGCACTTGGGCCTGCCCGGCAACTCCCCCTCCGCTGTGGCCACGTGCCAGGCCCCGGTCAGGGCCCGCCGCGTGCTGAGGGAAGCCGACGTCCCCTCAGTGCAGTTGCACGCGGTCGACGACATACACAGCGCGCTCACCGCCGCGCACACGCTCCGCTTCCCGGTCTCCCTCAGGGCACCGGCGGCGGACGCCGATCCGGTGCGCGCAGACTGCGACAGCGAGGTACGAAGCGCCTACCAGTCCCTCGCCCGAGGCACCCCCTCGGAACCGTTCGCCGCAACCATGACGATTGAGGAGTTCGGCCTGGCCGGCCCGGAAGTCGGCGTCGAGGCCGTCGTCGTCTCCCCCGACGAGGTGCGGACGGTCGCCGTCACCCGCAAAACCCTCTGCCCGGAACACGCCCGCAGTCCGGTTGGTTACAGCGTCGACGCGCACGACGATCTGCTCCAGGACGCCGCCCTCACCCGCGTGGTGGCCCAAGCAACGGCCGCACTCGGACTTACCGCCGGCGTCGTGCACGCCGATGTGCGACTGACCTCGCGCGGCCCGTTCATCCTGCAGGTCGGCGCATCCCCCGCCGATGACCTCATTCCGCTGCTGGTGGCCCGCGCCCGGGGCATCAGCCTGGCCCGGACCGCGGCCGCCCTCGCCACCGGCGACACCCCCGATCTGGCCCCCACCCGGGAACAGGCCGCCGCAATCCGCTTCCTCTACCCGGACGCCTCGGGCCGTCTCGTCCGGCTCAAAGCCCCCGAGATGTTCACGGTCCAGCCCGGGCTGGACCGTTTCGCCTGGACACAGCGGCCCGGCAACGCGGTGCTCGGCCCGCCGCGCAGCGGCCGCGAGGACCGTCTCGCGCACTGGGTCGTCACCGGAGAGGACACCGCGGAATGCACGTCGCGGCTCGCTCTGATCTCCGAACAGGTCACCGCCCGCGTCTCGAAACCCACATCCAGCCCGGTTGGCGCGCACTGACCACTCCTCGCCTGCCCCGCTCCGCCCACGAGGCGCCGTGCAGACCGCCGACCCTGCCCGCCCAGCCAAGCACCATCTACCCCGCCCCGTTCACCCTTTAGAAGGAGGAACACCCTTGATGACGTCCTCCCACCGCGCTGCCCACACCCCGCCTCCACGCCGCACGGTGCTGCTCTCGATCAGCGTGCTCGTGACCGCCGCACTCAGTGCATGCAGCGCCGGCGCCGACTCCGGAGCCGAGGGCAGCAATCAAGCGCGCGCCGTCGCGAGTCCCAGCCCGAAAGGCGCCGCAACGCCTCAGGAAGCAGCGAAAGCCCTCGACACCTACGAAGATGTCAACTCCAAGGCCAACGCGGTCCAGGACACGGAGCTCCTGGGCACCGTCGAAGCCGGCCAGGTTCATGAGCAGTCTTTGGCCGACTACAAGCAGTTCAAGACCTGGACGAAGGCCGACCAGAAGGAATACGAGCAGCCCTTCGCCTACGGGTCCCGGAAGTACTACACCCCAGCTGAACAGAGCTGGTTCGCGGTCAAAGCGACGTCCGGCGCATCCAAGTCCGAAGCACTCCTGATCTTCGACAAGGACGACGGCCGTTTCAAGATGGTCGCTGCGGTGTATGCGGAGGAGAACACCGCGATACCCGAGATCGCTGTCGACCGGCACGGGCTGGCCACCGCCGTGACCCCTTCCACCCGGGTGGGCACCCTCGCCCCATCTCAGCTCGGCGCCGCCCTCGCAGACCTGTTCGAGACCGGTGGCAGGAAGTTGGGGTCCCAGTTGGCCACCACGCAGGTCACTAAGGAGTCCGTCAAGTACTACACGGACCGCAACAAGGGCAAGAACTCCAACTGGGCCACCACCGCGTACTTCAGCGCCGAACCGGCGCACTCGAAGGTGTACGCGCTGCGTATGCCCAACGGCGGCATACTGGCCGTTTTCCCGACCGCGCACACCTCAGAGGTTCTCCTCAAGCCTCCGTACATGGGCAACCACCAGATCAACCCGAGTAAGGCGGAGGCGGTCTACAACAGCACTCCCCGGGCCATCATCACCGACGAGCATCAGGGCCAGGCCCTCGCAACGCTGACGCCGTCGGGCAACCCCAGCGTGATCGCCCGGGAGTACCGGATGGTGGACTCACGGTGAGCGCGCAGCGCAGCACCGAGGCCGGCCCGCAAGAACAGGTCCGCATGCGGTACACCCCGATCGCTACCCCCAGCGTCTGGGCATTCGACCGTGACCAGAGGTTTGCGAAGTTCCTGGCCACCCGGCTGGCCGAGGCCGAAGCACTTGGCTCCTGCAGCGCGGAACTCAAGTTCCTGGCCGGTCTGCGGGACGTCTTCGAAGAGTGGCTCGCCAACCGCGAACTCGCAGTGAAGATCGCCGACCACAACCTTGCCATGAGAGCAGACGACGACCTCTTCACCGGCAGCATCAGCGCTCTGGGCTGGTCGCTGCGCAGTTTCGCCCACAGCGTCTGGTATCAGCACCCCAAGTGGGAAGGGGCATTCCACCCGAATGTTGTCTCACCACCGATCGACCCGCTGAGGGCCTCAGTAGGCGCGAAGGCACACAACCGTCCCGAGTTATGCGAGTGAACTCATGTATCGAGGTGGGAACTTGACTGGCATATGCATAGCCTCATGGTCACGCAAACGCACTACCGCTGCTGGACCGGGCTGCGGTTCTGGGCCGTCGTATGTCGGAGGGCCGGGGCAGCGGTCTCACCGAACCGCGTCGCATGGGGAGCCAACATGACCGCAACATATCCACGCTCTTCACGGATCAGGATCGCCCCTACTCGCACCCGGACGTACGCCTCTGCGCTGCTTCTGGCAGGCAGTCTGGTGGCACTCGCCGGTTGTAGCGACAGCGGCAGCGACGCGGACGCGTCACCGCCTCAGACCAGTCCTACTGAAACGGCTGGCCCTGCGTCTCCCAGTTCCACCGCCGAGGCCGAGGACGCCGCTGTCATCGCGGCGTACACCAGCTCCTGGGACGCAAAAACCGAGGCCTACCAGAAGGCTTCTTCCGTGGGCACCGACGTGAAGAAGTACACGACTTTCAAGGCCCTGGCAGACATCGAGCGCAACTTGTCGGCCATGAAGAAGGCCGGGCAGGTGACAACCGGTAGGCCGGTGATCCACCCGAAGGTCGTCAACGTGACCAGGTCGGAGATCCCCAAGGCCACGGTCGCGGACTGTGTGGACACCACGAACTGGACGCTGATCGACAAGGCCACGAAGAAGAAGGTCCGGCTGCCGTCGGAGCGGCTCATCAAATACGTCAGCACCGCATCTCTTGAAAAGTGGGGGACGAAGTGGATGGTCACCGAGTTGACCGCTCAAGATCAAGCCTGCTGACCCGGCGTCTCAGCACACTCACGGGCGCCCTGGTCCTGGCCACGGCCGGCATCGCGCACGCCGGCGATGATCCCGACGTCGACGTCGGTGAGTGTCAGGTCGTCGAGTTCTGCGTCGGCGTCGGAGTCGGTGACGAGACCGATGGGAGTGGCGGGCAGGCAGGCGGCTCGCAGGGCGGCAGCGACAGCGATCTGAACTGTGGTTACACCAAGATTGAGCCGAAGCCGCCGGCCGAGCACCCGGCCTGGAAAGGCAAAGACCCCGAGAAGTACGACTTGTATTTCAGGTCGTGCTCGGACGGCGGGCAGGACAACCCGGACGGCTTCATCGTCGTGCCGACCGGTCAGCCTCCTGTGCCGCAGGTGGACCCCCAGGAGTTGGCGCAGCGCGCGGTCGATGCCATGACGCTGCTCGGCCCGGATATTGCCAGCCCGAAGGCGGCCGGGAAGTACATCGTGGGTGTGCCGATGTGGATGTGGGTCAATCAGAGCGCCACGACCTACGGGCCGAACACTGCGTCGGCCTCGGCGGGCGGGGTGACGGTCACCGCGACCGCGAAGGTGTCGAAG
The genomic region above belongs to Streptomyces sp. B21-083 and contains:
- a CDS encoding ATP/GTP-binding protein is translated as MGDEVDGHRVDRSRSSLLTRRLSTLTGALVLATAGIAHAGDDPDVDVGECQVVEFCVGVGVGDETDGSGGQAGGSQGGSDSDLNCGYTKIEPKPPAEHPAWKGKDPEKYDLYFRSCSDGGQDNPDGFIVVPTGQPPVPQVDPQELAQRAVDAMTLLGPDIASPKAAGKYIVGVPMWMWVNQSATTYGPNTASASAGGVTVTATAKVSKVVWQMGDGDSVTCNGPGTPYQASAGMAQSPTCGHVYSKTSAGAQGGKFPVTATSTWTIDWQGGGAAGQLTEIRQTNAQVAIGELQVVR
- a CDS encoding XRE family transcriptional regulator, producing the protein MRDPRAALTETLRRIDTCLQQVGKSRDDVLNTDELARETGIPLASVAALLAHQEVPEEEFSDRIRNRILHLRETRRRPDGSAFSYSEIGESFGSSGAAISAIVHSKGKNGPLAVTQAGIEKFFFGQANGFLSAEAVPALNAALQPVLERLEHETDPLAEVVSGYRDVRGVALRQARDLPEGQWKVLRATLEALLEVDDEDEK